Below is a window of Streptomyces sp. NBC_01429 DNA.
GGGCGCGGGCTGCTCGACCTGCTCCCCGAGTTCGACTCCAAGCTGATCCCCGGTTCGATGCGCCGGCCCGCGTCGGCGGACGCCCGCGGCCGTACGAAGCCGACGCGGATGGTCGCCCGGCGCACGGACGGCGGCGAGTTCCCCGCCGAGGTCACCAGCGCGAGCCTGGAGGACGGCCGCGACGCGTACAACGACTCGCACAGCTACACCGGCGACGAGCTGCTGATGCTGGTCGTCCGGGATCTGTCGGGGACGATGGACACCGAGGCCGAGCTGGCGCGTTCGCAGCGGCAGACCGAGATGATCCTGCGCGCCGCCTCCGAGGGGGTCGTCGGCACGGACACGGACGGCCGGGTCGTCCTCGTCAACCCCGCCGCCGCGCAGATCCTGGGCTTCCGCGCCGGCGATCTGGGCGGCCGTGAGCTGCATACGCTTGTCATGCACTCGCGCGCCGACGGGGAGACCTTCCCGTACTCCGACTCGCCGCTCGCCGACACGCTCAGGTCGGGCCGCAAGCACCGGGTGCGCGGGCAGGTGCTGTGGGCGAAGAACGGCAAGCAGGTGCCGGTCGATCTGACGACCTCGCCCGTACGGGACGGTGACCAGCTCGTCGGCGCCGTGATGACGTTCACCGACCGGCGTCCGTACGACGATCTCACCAAGCAGCACGCCGCCGAGCTGGCCAGCGCCGAGGAGCGGCACGCGGCGGAGCTGAAGGAGACGCGTGAGCGGCTCGAAAACGAGCTGGAGGAGACCGGCGAGCGCCTCGCCGGCGAGCTGAAGGAGACGACGCAGCGGCTCAACTCCGAGCTGGCCGAGGCGTCGGAGGCGCACGCGGCGGAGCTGGCGGACCGCAGCGACCGGTACGCGGCCGAGATCGAGAAGCTCACCGAGCGGTACGGGGACGTGGCCGGGCGCCACTCCCAGCTGACCGCCGTGCTGGGCGAGTCGCTGCGCGGCCCGCTGATCGAGCTGCGCGACGAACTGACCACGCTCGCCGCCGATCCGGCCGGGCAGCTGTGGCCCGAGGCCAACCAGATCCTGCACCACCTGTCCGCCGGTTACGCGCGGATGACGACGCTCGTCGACAACGTGCTCGGCTACCAGCGGCTCGACGTCGGCGCCGAACAGCTCGCCAAGACCAATGTCCTGCTCGACGGCGTGGTGGCCGCCGGGGTCGAGGGCGCCGTCGAGCTGATCGGTCCCGGTCGGGCTCAGTTCGCCGTCCACGCGCCGCCGATCGAGGCCGAGGTGGACGCGGGACGGCTGGCGACGGCCCTCGCGCATCTGATCGCTGATGTGGCCGGGGTCGACTCGACGGGCCGGGCCCGGCTGATGCCAGGCGGCGGATATGTCGACTCGACGATCGTGGTGGCCGCCGCGCAGCGCGGTGATGTCGTACGGATCGAGGTGCGCGGCCCGTTCGGCGGCGGCGATCCGGTGCACGAGCCGATCGTGAGCGGGATCGTACGGGCGCACGGCGGGGTGCTCCAGACGCACGAGGTGCCGGGCATGAGCGGCAGCGCCTATGTGCTGGAACTGCCGCTGGGCCAGGGCGCGGGGACGGTTCCGCCGCCCACCGCGATGCCGCCCGGCGGCCAGCCCGCCCTGCCCGCGCCGCCGTCGCCGCACCCGGACGACCCGGGTATGGGTACGGATACGGATACGGGCGGAGGCGCGGGGCCGCGTACGGGCCCGGGGGCGCAGCGCGGTCCCGGCACGTCGGGCGGCGGCAGGCGCCGCGCGCGGCGGGCGTCCACGGACGCGTTCCTGGACTCCCCGATGGAGGACACCGGCGAGCGGGAGCTGCCCGAACAGCAGGCCCCGGCGCAGCCGCAGGCCCACCAGCAGGCGCAGTCCCACCCCCAGATGCAGTCTCACGCTCAGATGCAGTCTCACGCGCCGGCGCCCGTCCAGGCGCAGCCGGAGCAGTCCGCGTCCGCGCCCACGGGACGGCGCAGGGCCCGCAACGCCGACGCGGGCGCCCCGGCTCCGGCCGCGAGCGCGGCGGAGATGATCCCGGCGCAGGACACCGGAGGTACGAACGGCGCGAACGGCGGCACCGGGCGCCGGCGCGGCCGGCCGAGCCCGGCGGAGGACGCGGCGGCCGGCGCGGGTCCCGGTTCCGGCCTCGCCGTGCCCGCTCCCGCGCAGCCCGCGCCCTCCGAGGGGGCGGTCGTCACGGCCGCCGAAGGGGCGCATCCGACCGGGCGCGCGGCGCTCGGTCAGGCCGTACCGCCGCAGGGAGTACCGGTGGAGGCCGGTCCCGGCGGGACCGGGCGCCGGGCACGGCGGCCCGAGCAGCGGGCGCTTCCTGCGCTGTCGGCGGGGCCTTCGGCTCAGGCTCCCCCGGCCCAGGGACCCTCGTCCCACCATCCCTCCGCGCCGGGTTCCTCGGCGCCGGGGCAGCCCGCTGCGGCACAGCACGCCCCCGTACCCGCACCCGCTCCGATGCCCGAACCGGCGCCGGCCGCCAACGCCGCGGCGATGCCTGCCGCGCAGCCGCAACCGCAGCCCGCCCCGGGCCAGCACGGGGGGCGCCGGGCCCGGCGGGCGCTCGCTCCGGCGCAGGAGCGGCACATCCCGGTGCCGCCCGAGCCGGAGACCGCCCGCAGTCCGTTCGCCCTGCCGCCCGCCGCCGCCGATCGCCCCGCGGCCCCGGCCCCGGCGTCGGCGCCCGTGCGGGACGCGCGGGCCGCTTCGGACGCGTCGCTGCCGGGCCGTCACGACGCCGTACGGACGGATCCCGACGCCGACCACACCCCGCCGCAGCCGCACCCGCTGCCCCAGGGACGGCGCCGGGTGTCGGGGGACACGGCGCACTCGGGACCCGTGCCGTCCGGGCCCGTACCGTCCGGGCCTGTGCCGTCCATGCCCGCACCCGCGCCGTCCGGGCCCGTACCCGTCGGGCCGTACGTGGACGATCCGAACGCCTGGGGAAGCCCGCCCCCGCAGCCGGGCACCGGCGGCCAGGAGACCGGGACGTCCTCGGCCTTCGGGATGATGTCGGGACCGCCCGGCTGGCCCGACGACCCGGCGCCGACGCCCGCGCCCCAGGCGCCGGCCCCTGCCCAGGCTCCAACCCACGTTCCCGCCCTCGCCCCGGATCCCGTTCCGGAAGGGCCCGTTCCGCCGGTTCCGCCCATTGCGCCGGTTCCGCCCGTTCCCACGGCTCCAGCGGCGGCGTCCCTCGCGTCGGTGGCCACCTCGGAGTCCTCGGTGGAGTCCTCCGTTCCGAACCCCCGGCGCGGCGCTCACCAGCCGATGCCTCCCGCCCAGCCGCTCCCGGAGGAGACCCAGGCCCCGGAGGCTCAGATCCCGGAGGCCGCGATCCCGGCGGACTCCACCCAGGGGCGCGCTTTCAGCGTGCGCACGCTCGGCCAGGGCGTGCCGTTCACGCAGTACCTCCCGCAGCAGGGTCAGCCGCAGGGCCAACAGCCCCAAGGCCAGCCTCAAGGCCAGGGCCAGCCTCAGGGCCAGGGCCAGGGCCAGCCGCAGTCCCTCGGCTCCGGGCGACGGCGCAAGCTGGGCACCCCGCCCGACGGCACGCTCCGCCCCGATCCGGCCGCCGCCCAGGCACCGGCCGCGACGCAGCCCCAGGCAGCGCCCCAGGCACCTCCCGCCGCCGCCCCTCCCGGCGCCACCCAGGGCGGCGGCCTGCGCCTGCCCGCCGCGCGCCCGGAGGGCCGCTCGTACGCGATAGGAGCCCCTGACGAGGGCGCCGAGGGCCCCGAGCCGCTGGACGGTCCCGGCGGCGCGGTCGAGGTCGCCAACCGGCCCCAGCCGCAGCCCGTCGACGACGAACTCCCCCCGGAGCCACTCGACAACCCGCGTCGGCTGCTGGTCTGGCCCGCGCCGGACGTCGCCACCGAGCAGGCGCTGAGCGACCGCGGCTACCGCCCGGTCGTCGTGCACTCCCGCGACGAGGTCGCGGCCCAGATCGCCGCGTTCCCCGCGGCGCTGTTCGTCGACCCGCTCACCGGGCCGATCACCCGTACCGCGCTCCAGTCGCTGCGCCAGGCGGCCGTCGCCGCCGAGGTCCCCGTACTGGTGACGGCCGGCCTCAGCCAGGCGACGCGGGAGGAGGCGTACGGAGCCGATCCGGCCGTACTCCTCAAGGCCCTCGCACCGCGCGACAGCGAACAGCACCCGCCGCGTGTGCTGTTGATAGAGCAGCACGACGAGATCGCGCTCGCCCTGACGGCGACGCTGGAGCGGCGCGCGATGCAGGTCGCGCGGGCGGCCACCGACAACGAGGCGGTCAATCTCGCCGCCCAGATGCGGCCGAACCTGGTGGTCATGGATCTGATGCAGGTACGGCGCCGACGCGCCGGCATCATCGACTGGCTGCGCGCGAACGGCCAGTTGAACCGGACTCCGCTGGTGATATACACCTCGACCGGCATCAACGAGGAGGAGCTGCACCTGCTCACCTCGGGCGAGACCGTGCTGTTCCTCGCCGAGCGGTCGACCACGTCCGAGGTGCAGGACCGGATCGTCGATCTGCTCGCGAAGATCGGCACGAACTGACCTCTCGGCGTCCGGCTTCAGGCGTCCGGCGTCAGGCGTCAGGCGTCAGGCGTCCGGCCTCGAAGCGGTCGCGGGACGCCTCGATATGGCCGAGGTACCGCTGAGTCCAGTCGCACATGGCGTCGACGGTCGCCCGCAGAGCCTGCCCCGCCTCGGTGAGCGTGTACTCGACCCGTGGCGGCACGGTGGGGTACACGGTCCGCTCGACCATGCCGTTGCGCTCCAGCAGGCGCAGATTCTGGGTGAGCATCTTGTGGCTGATGCCCTCGACGCCTTGCCGGACCTCGCTGAAGCGCAGGGTGCGTTCGCCCAGGGCCTCGATGATCAGGAGAGCCCATTTATTGGCGATGTCCGAGAAGATCTCCCGCGCCAGGGAGTCCGCGCGCCGCAGATCCGCGTCCTCGGCCAGGCCCTTGAACTGCTTGGTCACCTTCGGGTTCCCCAGTCACTGAAAAGTGCGTTCTTCCATGTCAACGCAGACTCTCCTACGGTTCCTCAGTAACCACAAGAGACCGCAGACCGCAGACCGCAGACCTCGGACCTCGGACCTCGGACCACAGCTCACGGGTACCGGCGACCACCGGCCCCGTACGGCAAGGAGACGCGCGCCATGGCCATCACCCTCGTCAACCCCGAAGGACTGCCGGAGATCGACGCCTACCGGCAGGTGTCGGTCGCGACCGGCTCGAAGCTGGTCTTCATCGCCGGGCAGGTCGCCTGGGACGCCGAGGGGGTCACGGTCGGCGAGGGCGACCTCGCCGCACAGGTCGAGCAGTGCTACCTCAACATCGGCACCGCCCTGGCGGGGGTCGGCGCCTCCTTCGACGACGTGGCGAAGCTGACCGTCTACGTCGTCGACTGGACCCCCGACAAGATGCCGCTGTTCCTGGAGGGGGTCGCGCGGGCTACCGCGAAGCTGGGGGTCACCCCCGTGCCGCCGGGCACGCTGCTGGTCGTCGCGGCGCTGGACGTGCCCGACCATCTGGTGGAGATCGAGGCCACCGCGGTCATCGACTGAGCAGCCGCTGCCACTCCTCGGCGGTGTTGGTGCGAAGGATCCCCTTCGCGCCGACACCACCGACACCACCGACACCGGGCCCCCTCCGCGCCAACACCGGGTCGGTTCCCGCAGCTCCCGCAGCTCCTACAGCTCCTACAGCTCCTACAGCTCGGTGACGTCCAGCTCGCCGTCCGCGTACCACCGCCGGATCACCTTCTTGTCGAACTTCCCCACGCTCGTCTTCGGCACCGCCTCCACCACCGCCCACCGCTCCGGCAGCTGCCATTTCGCGATCTTCCCGGCGAGGAACTCCCGGAGCGACGCGTAATCCGCCGTGGCGCCCTCCTTGAGGACGACCGTAGCGAGGGGCCGCTCGCCCCACCGGTCGTCCGGCACGGCCACCACCGCCGCCTCGGCCACCTCCGGGTGGGCCATCAGCGCGTTCTCCAGGGCCACGCTGGAGATCCACTCGCCGCCGGACTTGATCACGTCCTTCGCCCGGTCGGTGAGGGTGAGATAGCCGTCCGGGCTGACGACCCCGACGTCCCCGGTCCGCAGCCAGCCGTCGTCGCTGAACTTGTCCGCCGGCCTGACCGGTTCGGCGTCCACGCCCCCGAAGTACGCCCCGGCTATCCACGGGCCGCGTACCTCCAGCTCACCGGCCGACTCTCCGTCCCACGGCAGGATGTCGCCCGCGGGCCCGGCGAGCCGCGCCTCGACCCCGGCCGGGAAGCGGCCCTGGGTGACGCGGTACGGCCACTCCTCCTCGGCGGTGAGGCCGGCGGGCGGGTTGGACATCGTGCCGAGCGGCGAGGTCTCCGTCATGCCCCAGGCGGCGCAGAGCCGCACCCCGAGCTTGTCGTACGCCTCCATGAGCGCCGGAGGGCAGGCGGCGCCGCCGATGGTCACGCGGGCCATCGAGGACAGATCGCGCGGGTGGGCCGTGACCTCGGCGAGCAGTCCCTGCCAGATGGTGGGGACGGCGGCGGCGTGGGTGGGGCGCTCGCGCTCGATCATCTCGGCGAGCGGGGCGGCCTGGAGGAAGCGGTCGGGCATCAGCATGTTCACGCCGGTCATGAACGTGGCGTGGGGCAGCCCCCAGGCGTTCACATGGAACTGCGGGACGACGACGAGCGACGTGTCCTTGTCCGTCAGCCCCATCGACTCGGCCATGTTGACCTGCATGGAGTGCAGATAGATCGAGCGGTGCGAGTAGACGACGCCCTTGGGGTCGCCGGTGGTCCCGGAGGTGTAGCACATGGCCGCCGCGGCCCGCTCGTCCAGCTCGGGCCAGTCGAAGACGGCCGGACGGTCCGCGATCAGCTCCTCGTACTCGTGCACCTGTACGGCCGTACCCGCCGCCTCGTCCAGCGGGCCCCGGTCGCCGACACCGGAAACGACGACGT
It encodes the following:
- a CDS encoding long-chain fatty acid--CoA ligase, with amino-acid sequence MLSTMQDVPLTVTRILLHGMTIHGSSQVTTWTGESEPRRRSFAEIGERATRLAAALRDGLGVTGDERVATLMWNNSEHVEAYFAIPSMGAVLHTLNLRLPAEQLVWIVKHAADRVLLVNGSLLPLLVPLLPHLPTVEHVVVSGVGDRGPLDEAAGTAVQVHEYEELIADRPAVFDWPELDERAAAAMCYTSGTTGDPKGVVYSHRSIYLHSMQVNMAESMGLTDKDTSLVVVPQFHVNAWGLPHATFMTGVNMLMPDRFLQAAPLAEMIERERPTHAAAVPTIWQGLLAEVTAHPRDLSSMARVTIGGAACPPALMEAYDKLGVRLCAAWGMTETSPLGTMSNPPAGLTAEEEWPYRVTQGRFPAGVEARLAGPAGDILPWDGESAGELEVRGPWIAGAYFGGVDAEPVRPADKFSDDGWLRTGDVGVVSPDGYLTLTDRAKDVIKSGGEWISSVALENALMAHPEVAEAAVVAVPDDRWGERPLATVVLKEGATADYASLREFLAGKIAKWQLPERWAVVEAVPKTSVGKFDKKVIRRWYADGELDVTEL
- a CDS encoding PAS domain-containing protein, whose amino-acid sequence is MSSRPSRGAARLAAILDALPDGLVLVNANGTVVNANTIALEMFETPGTALVGRGLLDLLPEFDSKLIPGSMRRPASADARGRTKPTRMVARRTDGGEFPAEVTSASLEDGRDAYNDSHSYTGDELLMLVVRDLSGTMDTEAELARSQRQTEMILRAASEGVVGTDTDGRVVLVNPAAAQILGFRAGDLGGRELHTLVMHSRADGETFPYSDSPLADTLRSGRKHRVRGQVLWAKNGKQVPVDLTTSPVRDGDQLVGAVMTFTDRRPYDDLTKQHAAELASAEERHAAELKETRERLENELEETGERLAGELKETTQRLNSELAEASEAHAAELADRSDRYAAEIEKLTERYGDVAGRHSQLTAVLGESLRGPLIELRDELTTLAADPAGQLWPEANQILHHLSAGYARMTTLVDNVLGYQRLDVGAEQLAKTNVLLDGVVAAGVEGAVELIGPGRAQFAVHAPPIEAEVDAGRLATALAHLIADVAGVDSTGRARLMPGGGYVDSTIVVAAAQRGDVVRIEVRGPFGGGDPVHEPIVSGIVRAHGGVLQTHEVPGMSGSAYVLELPLGQGAGTVPPPTAMPPGGQPALPAPPSPHPDDPGMGTDTDTGGGAGPRTGPGAQRGPGTSGGGRRRARRASTDAFLDSPMEDTGERELPEQQAPAQPQAHQQAQSHPQMQSHAQMQSHAPAPVQAQPEQSASAPTGRRRARNADAGAPAPAASAAEMIPAQDTGGTNGANGGTGRRRGRPSPAEDAAAGAGPGSGLAVPAPAQPAPSEGAVVTAAEGAHPTGRAALGQAVPPQGVPVEAGPGGTGRRARRPEQRALPALSAGPSAQAPPAQGPSSHHPSAPGSSAPGQPAAAQHAPVPAPAPMPEPAPAANAAAMPAAQPQPQPAPGQHGGRRARRALAPAQERHIPVPPEPETARSPFALPPAAADRPAAPAPASAPVRDARAASDASLPGRHDAVRTDPDADHTPPQPHPLPQGRRRVSGDTAHSGPVPSGPVPSGPVPSMPAPAPSGPVPVGPYVDDPNAWGSPPPQPGTGGQETGTSSAFGMMSGPPGWPDDPAPTPAPQAPAPAQAPTHVPALAPDPVPEGPVPPVPPIAPVPPVPTAPAAASLASVATSESSVESSVPNPRRGAHQPMPPAQPLPEETQAPEAQIPEAAIPADSTQGRAFSVRTLGQGVPFTQYLPQQGQPQGQQPQGQPQGQGQPQGQGQGQPQSLGSGRRRKLGTPPDGTLRPDPAAAQAPAATQPQAAPQAPPAAAPPGATQGGGLRLPAARPEGRSYAIGAPDEGAEGPEPLDGPGGAVEVANRPQPQPVDDELPPEPLDNPRRLLVWPAPDVATEQALSDRGYRPVVVHSRDEVAAQIAAFPAALFVDPLTGPITRTALQSLRQAAVAAEVPVLVTAGLSQATREEAYGADPAVLLKALAPRDSEQHPPRVLLIEQHDEIALALTATLERRAMQVARAATDNEAVNLAAQMRPNLVVMDLMQVRRRRAGIIDWLRANGQLNRTPLVIYTSTGINEEELHLLTSGETVLFLAERSTTSEVQDRIVDLLAKIGTN
- a CDS encoding RidA family protein, with the translated sequence MAITLVNPEGLPEIDAYRQVSVATGSKLVFIAGQVAWDAEGVTVGEGDLAAQVEQCYLNIGTALAGVGASFDDVAKLTVYVVDWTPDKMPLFLEGVARATAKLGVTPVPPGTLLVVAALDVPDHLVEIEATAVID
- a CDS encoding winged helix-turn-helix transcriptional regulator — protein: MTKQFKGLAEDADLRRADSLAREIFSDIANKWALLIIEALGERTLRFSEVRQGVEGISHKMLTQNLRLLERNGMVERTVYPTVPPRVEYTLTEAGQALRATVDAMCDWTQRYLGHIEASRDRFEAGRLTPDA